A genomic stretch from Angustibacter sp. Root456 includes:
- a CDS encoding ribonucleotide-diphosphate reductase subunit beta, with amino-acid sequence MTTNDQPARSILGTGISDGLLLKPIRYEWAYDLYNQAVANTWFPHEIQLGEDLADFGRMTDEERHAVTFLMSYFNPNELLVNKALAFGVYPYVNAPEAHLYLAKQMWEEANHCMAFEYVLETFPIDRDEAYAAHVAVPSMAAKEEFEVRYISRMAEQTLDISTLEGKRDFVRNLVAYNVVLEGIWFYSGFMVALSFRQRNLLRNFGSLIDWIVRDESLHLKFGINLVLTVLEENPELATAEFAAEIRQMILDAVAMEEQYNRDLLPNGILGLNSTYINSYVRYLADRRLEELGFATHFGDSNPAKWMATANDTLQLVNFFEATNTSYEVNAIARAQR; translated from the coding sequence ATGACCACCAACGACCAGCCCGCACGCTCGATCCTCGGCACCGGCATCAGCGACGGCCTGCTCCTGAAGCCGATCCGCTACGAGTGGGCCTACGACCTGTACAACCAGGCGGTCGCGAACACGTGGTTCCCCCACGAGATCCAGCTCGGCGAGGACCTCGCTGACTTCGGCCGGATGACCGACGAGGAGCGGCACGCCGTCACCTTCTTGATGAGCTACTTCAACCCCAACGAGCTGCTGGTGAACAAGGCCCTCGCGTTCGGGGTGTACCCCTACGTCAACGCCCCTGAGGCGCACCTCTACCTGGCCAAGCAGATGTGGGAGGAGGCGAACCACTGCATGGCGTTCGAGTACGTTCTCGAGACCTTCCCGATCGATCGGGACGAGGCGTACGCGGCCCACGTCGCCGTGCCCTCGATGGCGGCCAAGGAAGAGTTCGAGGTCCGCTACATCTCCCGGATGGCCGAGCAGACGCTCGACATCAGCACCCTCGAGGGCAAGCGCGACTTCGTCCGCAACCTGGTCGCCTACAACGTGGTGCTCGAGGGCATCTGGTTCTACAGCGGCTTCATGGTCGCGCTGAGCTTCCGGCAGCGGAACCTGCTGCGCAACTTCGGGTCGCTGATCGACTGGATCGTGCGCGACGAGAGCCTGCACCTGAAGTTCGGCATCAACCTCGTCCTCACGGTGCTCGAGGAGAACCCCGAGCTGGCCACGGCCGAGTTCGCCGCCGAGATCCGCCAGATGATCCTCGACGCTGTCGCGATGGAGGAGCAGTACAACCGCGACCTGCTGCCGAACGGCATCCTCGGGCTGAACTCGACGTACATCAACAGCTACGTCCGGTATCTCGCCGACCGGCGCCTGGAGGAGCTCGGCTTCGCGACGCACTTCGGCGACTCCAACCCGGCCAAGTGGATGGCCACCGCCAACGACACGCTGCAGCTGGTGAACTTCTTCGAGGCCACCAACACCAGCTACGA
- a CDS encoding ribonucleoside-diphosphate reductase subunit alpha, with protein MSVSVTKRDGSREPYDADRINRAIERVTDDLADGMAITMQIASELGITLFDGITTEQLDQAAIQVAVQNVKDDPQFDTVAARLLLKTIYKRVLGTYETQTELALLHRARFPGFIRDAVDDGVLDPRLAERFDLERLAAELDHTQDELLRYIGIVTLRNRYFVTGPGRRELEVPQYFWMRVAMGIALDEDDATDVAIRFYRKMSRLEYLAAGSTLVNAGTVNPQLSNCFVMQMEDDIDHIAKSVRDVMWLTKGTGGIGLSVTKLRAEGSPIRSNHTTSTGPIPFMHTIDSTLRAVSRGGKKFGALCFYMENWHLDFPQFLDLRQNSGDPYRRTRTANTAVWISDEFMKRVADDEAWYLFDPLETPDLVELVGAQFSARYREYVALAEAGGLRAFKKVRAREQLTAILVSLQTTSHPWLTWKDTINTRALNDNTGTIHLSNLCTEITLPQDRDNVSVCNLASINLARHLVDGSNGPQIDWPRLEESARLAVRQLDDLIDITRSSVPESEHSNDQNRAIGLGLMGFTDVVERLGLSYESEPAYELIDRVTEFISYHAIDASADLAASRGAYANFSGSRWSKGLVPFDTLDELARDRSVPVDVDRTARLDWDMLRAKVSQGMRNATLMAIAPTASIGLVAGTTPGLDPQFSQLFSRATSSGKFLEVNRNLVRALQERGLWEQVREELLRSQGDIQGIEAIPADLRAVYRTSFQLSPYAFLEVAARAQKWIDQAISRNMYLETRDVGDMADIYSAAWRKGVKTTYYLHMKPRHTAEQSTVKVNKAVASGRAAGFGFATTRSALTEPAAVAPVETALIAALEDDATCPVDPQERLQCEACQ; from the coding sequence GTGAGTGTCAGCGTGACCAAGCGGGACGGCAGCCGCGAGCCGTACGACGCGGATCGGATCAACCGGGCCATCGAACGGGTCACCGACGACCTGGCCGACGGCATGGCGATCACCATGCAGATCGCGTCCGAGCTGGGGATCACCCTCTTCGACGGGATCACCACCGAGCAGCTGGACCAGGCAGCCATCCAGGTCGCCGTGCAGAACGTCAAGGACGACCCGCAGTTCGACACGGTCGCGGCCCGGCTGCTGCTCAAGACCATCTACAAGCGGGTGCTCGGCACCTACGAGACCCAGACCGAGCTCGCGCTGCTTCACCGGGCGCGCTTTCCCGGCTTCATCCGCGACGCGGTCGACGACGGCGTGCTCGACCCGCGCCTGGCCGAGCGCTTCGACCTCGAGCGCCTGGCGGCCGAGCTCGACCACACGCAGGACGAGCTGCTGCGCTACATCGGCATCGTGACGTTGCGGAACCGCTACTTCGTGACTGGACCGGGCCGCCGTGAGCTCGAGGTGCCCCAGTACTTCTGGATGCGCGTCGCGATGGGCATCGCGCTGGACGAGGACGACGCCACCGACGTGGCGATCCGCTTCTACCGCAAGATGTCTCGGCTGGAGTACCTCGCGGCCGGCTCGACCCTGGTGAACGCCGGCACCGTCAACCCGCAGCTCTCCAACTGCTTCGTGATGCAGATGGAGGACGACATCGACCACATCGCCAAGAGCGTGCGCGACGTCATGTGGCTGACCAAGGGCACCGGCGGGATCGGGCTGTCCGTCACCAAGCTGCGCGCCGAGGGCTCGCCGATCCGCAGCAACCACACGACCTCGACCGGCCCGATCCCCTTCATGCACACCATCGACTCGACCCTGCGTGCGGTGTCGCGCGGCGGCAAGAAGTTCGGTGCGCTCTGCTTCTACATGGAGAACTGGCACCTGGACTTCCCCCAGTTCCTCGACCTGCGGCAGAACTCCGGCGACCCCTACCGGCGCACCCGCACCGCCAACACGGCGGTGTGGATCTCCGACGAGTTCATGAAGCGCGTGGCGGACGACGAGGCGTGGTACCTCTTCGACCCCCTGGAGACGCCGGACCTGGTCGAGCTGGTCGGTGCGCAGTTCAGCGCCCGGTACCGGGAGTACGTCGCGCTGGCAGAGGCCGGCGGCCTGCGAGCCTTCAAGAAGGTCCGCGCACGCGAGCAGCTCACGGCGATCCTGGTGTCGCTGCAGACGACGTCGCACCCGTGGCTGACGTGGAAGGACACGATCAACACTCGAGCGCTGAACGACAACACGGGCACGATCCACCTGTCCAACCTGTGCACCGAGATCACCCTGCCGCAGGACAGGGACAACGTCTCCGTCTGCAACCTCGCGTCGATCAACCTCGCCCGCCACCTCGTCGACGGGTCGAACGGCCCGCAGATCGACTGGCCCCGGCTGGAGGAAAGCGCTCGGCTCGCGGTCCGCCAGCTCGACGACCTGATCGACATCACGCGGTCGTCCGTGCCGGAGTCCGAGCACTCCAACGACCAGAACCGGGCCATCGGCCTGGGGCTCATGGGCTTCACCGACGTTGTCGAGCGCCTCGGCCTGAGCTACGAGAGCGAGCCGGCGTACGAGCTCATCGACCGCGTGACGGAGTTCATCAGCTACCACGCGATCGATGCCAGCGCCGACCTGGCGGCCTCGCGTGGTGCGTACGCCAACTTCAGCGGCTCACGCTGGTCAAAGGGTCTCGTGCCCTTCGACACCCTTGACGAGCTGGCCCGTGACCGGAGCGTGCCGGTAGACGTCGACCGCACCGCCCGCCTGGACTGGGACATGTTGCGGGCCAAGGTGTCTCAGGGCATGCGGAACGCGACCCTCATGGCCATCGCGCCCACTGCGTCCATCGGGCTCGTGGCCGGGACCACGCCCGGCCTCGACCCGCAGTTCTCCCAGCTGTTCAGCCGGGCCACCAGCTCGGGCAAGTTCCTGGAGGTCAACCGCAACCTGGTGCGCGCGCTGCAGGAGCGGGGACTGTGGGAGCAGGTGCGCGAGGAGCTGCTGCGCTCACAGGGCGACATCCAAGGCATCGAGGCCATCCCCGCTGATCTGCGGGCGGTCTACCGCACCTCCTTCCAGCTGTCTCCCTACGCCTTCCTGGAGGTGGCGGCCCGCGCCCAGAAGTGGATCGACCAGGCCATCAGCCGCAACATGTACCTGGAGACGAGGGACGTCGGCGACATGGCTGACATCTACTCGGCCGCCTGGCGCAAGGGCGTCAAGACCACGTACTACCTGCACATGAAGCCGCGGCACACCGCCGAGCAGTCCACCGTCAAGGTGAACAAGGCCGTGGCCAGTGGCCGGGCCGCCGGGTTCGGGTTCGCCACCACCCGCTCCGCGCTGACGGAACCCGCAGCCGTTGCGCCGGTCGAGACAGCGCTGATCGCCGCGCTCGAGGACGACGCGACCTGCCCGGTCGACCCGCAGGAGCGCCTGCAGTGCGAGGCCTGCCAGTAG
- a CDS encoding acyl-CoA dehydrogenase family protein, producing MSDFDLYRLSDDHEALREAVRAVVDAKVAPHAAEVDEKSAFPQEAYDALRAADFHAPHIPEEYGGAGADALATCLVIEEVARGCASSSLIPAVNKLGTMPLLLAASDEIKQRYLPPVATGEAMFSYGLSEREAGSDTASMRCKAVEDGDSFVLNGQKSWITNAGISEYYTVMAVTDPDAPRGRGVTAFVVEKTDEGFTFGEPERKLGIKGSPTRELHFDNCRIPADRMVGERGEGLKIALRTLDHTRVTIGAQAVGIAQGALDAALAYVKERQQFGRAIAEFQGVQFMLADMAMKLEAARQMVYVAAAKSERSDADLSFFGAAAKCYASDVAMEVTTDAVQLLGGAGYVKDFPLERMMRDAKITQIYEGTNQIQRIVMARQLLAGR from the coding sequence GTGAGCGACTTCGACCTGTACCGGCTGAGCGACGACCACGAGGCCCTGCGAGAGGCGGTGCGGGCCGTCGTCGACGCGAAGGTCGCGCCCCACGCGGCCGAGGTCGACGAGAAGAGCGCCTTCCCGCAGGAGGCGTACGACGCCCTGCGCGCCGCCGACTTCCACGCACCGCACATCCCCGAGGAGTACGGCGGTGCGGGCGCCGATGCCCTCGCCACCTGCCTGGTGATCGAGGAGGTCGCCCGCGGCTGCGCGTCGTCGTCCCTGATCCCGGCGGTCAACAAGCTCGGCACGATGCCGCTGCTGCTGGCCGCGAGCGACGAGATCAAGCAGCGCTACCTGCCCCCGGTGGCCACGGGCGAGGCGATGTTCAGCTACGGCCTGTCCGAACGCGAGGCCGGCAGCGACACCGCCAGCATGCGGTGCAAGGCCGTCGAGGACGGCGACTCCTTCGTGCTGAACGGCCAGAAGTCGTGGATCACCAACGCCGGGATCAGCGAGTACTACACGGTCATGGCGGTCACCGACCCCGACGCTCCGCGCGGCCGTGGCGTCACCGCCTTCGTCGTCGAGAAGACCGACGAGGGGTTCACGTTCGGTGAGCCTGAGCGCAAGCTCGGTATCAAGGGCAGCCCGACGCGCGAGCTGCACTTCGACAACTGCCGCATCCCGGCCGACCGCATGGTGGGCGAGCGCGGCGAGGGCCTGAAGATCGCGCTGCGCACGCTCGACCACACGCGCGTCACCATCGGCGCCCAGGCGGTCGGCATCGCGCAGGGGGCGCTCGACGCGGCCCTCGCCTACGTCAAGGAGCGCCAGCAGTTCGGCAGGGCGATCGCCGAGTTCCAGGGCGTCCAGTTCATGCTCGCCGACATGGCGATGAAGCTCGAGGCCGCCCGTCAGATGGTGTACGTCGCGGCCGCCAAGAGCGAGCGCTCGGACGCCGACCTGTCGTTCTTCGGCGCCGCCGCCAAGTGCTACGCCTCGGACGTCGCCATGGAGGTCACCACCGACGCCGTCCAGCTGCTCGGCGGCGCGGGCTACGTCAAGGACTTCCCGCTCGAGCGGATGATGCGCGACGCCAAGATCACCCAGATCTACGAGGGCACCAACCAGATCCAGCGCATCGTGATGGCCCGCCAGCTCCTGGCCGGCCGATAA
- a CDS encoding LLM class F420-dependent oxidoreductase gives MRFGLFIPQGWRLDLVGIDPAQQWDAMRGLVQRADAGDVWESVWVYDHFHTVPVPTDEATHEAWTLMAAFAAVTSRVRLGQMCTCMSYRDPMYLAKVAATVDAVSGGRTEMGIGAGWYEHEWRAYGYGFPRAGERIARLDEGVQIMRQAWTQGTATLKGEHYQVDGAICRPLPLQDGGIPLWIAGGGEKKTLRIAAQYAQYTNFDGALDGFTHKSQVLAEHCRDVGRDFDSITRSANYNVVIGRDEAEVEERFAWIEEHYRPVLGDDGARKRAAEFRDGPAVGTPEQIVETLRELKDAGLTYAITYFADAAYDTSGIELFETEVVPALR, from the coding sequence ATGCGCTTCGGACTCTTCATCCCCCAGGGCTGGCGGCTCGACCTCGTCGGCATCGACCCGGCCCAGCAGTGGGACGCCATGCGAGGGCTGGTGCAGCGCGCCGACGCCGGCGACGTCTGGGAGTCGGTCTGGGTCTACGACCACTTCCACACGGTGCCGGTGCCCACGGACGAGGCGACGCACGAGGCGTGGACGCTCATGGCCGCGTTCGCCGCCGTGACCTCCCGCGTCCGGCTGGGGCAGATGTGCACCTGCATGAGCTACCGCGACCCGATGTACCTCGCGAAGGTCGCCGCCACCGTCGACGCCGTCAGCGGCGGACGCACCGAGATGGGCATCGGCGCAGGCTGGTACGAGCACGAGTGGCGCGCCTACGGGTACGGCTTCCCGCGCGCCGGCGAGCGCATCGCCCGACTCGACGAGGGCGTCCAGATCATGCGCCAGGCCTGGACCCAGGGCACGGCCACCCTGAAGGGCGAGCACTACCAGGTGGACGGCGCCATCTGCCGCCCGCTGCCCCTGCAGGACGGCGGCATCCCACTGTGGATCGCCGGCGGGGGAGAGAAGAAGACGCTGCGGATCGCGGCGCAGTACGCGCAGTACACCAACTTCGACGGCGCACTCGACGGCTTCACGCACAAGTCGCAGGTGCTCGCCGAGCACTGCCGCGACGTGGGCAGGGACTTCGACTCGATCACCCGCAGTGCCAACTACAACGTGGTGATCGGGCGCGACGAGGCCGAGGTCGAGGAGCGGTTCGCGTGGATCGAGGAGCACTACCGGCCTGTGCTGGGCGACGACGGCGCGCGCAAGCGCGCGGCGGAGTTCCGAGATGGTCCGGCCGTCGGCACGCCGGAGCAGATCGTCGAGACGCTGCGCGAGCTGAAGGACGCCGGCCTGACCTACGCGATCACGTACTTCGCCGACGCGGCCTACGACACCTCGGGCATCGAGCTGTTCGAGACCGAGGTCGTGCCCGCGTTGAGGTGA
- a CDS encoding MBOAT family protein gives MSFATPMFLWVFLPALLLTYWLLPARWRGGVVSAASMLFYTWGGGPFIALLLGCIAVNFVVGIAVAAPQRSQAWRRRLLLLAVGFDLGVLAVWKYADFASRQVHALADVLGAGSTPVVSLALPIGISFFTFHHISYIVDVYRGSKPAQRNLLRFVTYIAMFPQLIAGPIVRYHEISDQLDDVPRHRVDDFVAGFPRFALGLAKKVVVADTVAPIADAGFATGAPLTTATAWVAALAYTMQIYFDFSGYSDMAIGLARMLGFTFPENFARPYSAVSITDFWRRWHMSLSRWFRDYVYIPLGGNRRGGARTYLNLLVVFVLTGFWHGAAWTFLAWGLYHGAWLVVERASGYGRSDSARLEWLRRPVTFVIVVFGWVLFRADSIGQAAAMMKVMVVPVGGGLTDRVAVALTHERSVVLALSLLVLLMPRDVVLGRLIDAGRGARATALRLASSWVAAPLAGMLVAVGSLSPFLYFQF, from the coding sequence ATGTCGTTCGCGACGCCCATGTTCTTGTGGGTGTTCCTTCCCGCGCTGCTGCTCACCTACTGGCTGCTGCCGGCCCGCTGGCGCGGCGGGGTGGTCTCCGCCGCGAGCATGCTGTTCTACACCTGGGGCGGCGGCCCGTTCATCGCCCTGCTCCTGGGCTGCATCGCGGTCAACTTCGTGGTCGGCATCGCCGTCGCGGCGCCCCAGCGCAGCCAGGCCTGGAGACGCCGGCTGCTCCTGTTGGCCGTCGGTTTCGACCTCGGCGTGCTGGCGGTGTGGAAGTACGCCGACTTCGCCTCGCGCCAGGTGCACGCGCTGGCCGACGTGCTGGGTGCGGGCTCGACGCCGGTCGTCAGCCTGGCGCTGCCCATCGGGATCTCGTTCTTCACCTTCCACCACATCTCCTACATCGTCGACGTCTACCGCGGCAGCAAGCCGGCGCAACGCAACCTGCTGCGGTTCGTGACGTACATCGCGATGTTCCCCCAGCTGATCGCCGGGCCGATCGTGCGCTACCACGAGATCTCCGACCAGCTCGACGACGTGCCTCGCCACCGGGTCGACGACTTCGTGGCCGGCTTTCCCCGGTTCGCCCTCGGCCTGGCGAAGAAGGTCGTGGTCGCCGACACCGTGGCGCCGATCGCGGACGCCGGCTTCGCGACGGGCGCGCCGTTGACGACGGCGACCGCCTGGGTGGCGGCGTTGGCGTACACGATGCAGATCTACTTCGACTTCTCCGGGTACTCCGACATGGCGATCGGGTTGGCCCGCATGCTGGGTTTCACCTTCCCGGAGAACTTCGCGCGGCCCTACTCAGCGGTGTCGATCACGGACTTCTGGCGGCGCTGGCACATGTCGCTCTCCCGCTGGTTCCGCGACTACGTCTACATCCCGCTCGGCGGCAACCGGCGCGGGGGAGCGCGGACGTACCTCAACCTCCTCGTCGTCTTCGTCCTCACCGGCTTCTGGCACGGTGCCGCGTGGACCTTCCTCGCGTGGGGCCTCTACCACGGCGCCTGGCTGGTCGTGGAGCGCGCTTCGGGCTACGGGCGCAGCGACTCGGCCCGGCTGGAGTGGCTGCGGCGCCCGGTCACCTTCGTCATCGTGGTGTTCGGCTGGGTGCTCTTCCGCGCCGACTCGATCGGCCAGGCCGCGGCCATGATGAAGGTGATGGTGGTGCCGGTCGGCGGGGGTCTGACCGACCGGGTGGCCGTGGCGCTCACCCACGAGCGCTCGGTCGTGCTGGCGCTGTCGCTGCTCGTGCTGCTCATGCCCCGAGACGTCGTGCTGGGCCGGCTCATCGACGCCGGCCGCGGCGCGAGGGCTACGGCCCTGCGGCTGGCGAGCAGCTGGGTGGCGGCGCCGCTCGCCGGCATGCTCGTCGCCGTCGGCTCGCTGAGCCCGTTCCTGTACTTCCAGTTCTGA
- a CDS encoding CoA-binding protein produces MTHTNDADVVRRLLTTPATWAVVGLSANTARTAHSVSGWVAATLGMRIVPVNPRGEGVFDEPGYRSLSEIPDGEQVAVVDCYVNSSRVGEVVDEAIAQRERLGIGAVWLQLGVVDEDAAARARDAGLDVVMDTCPRIEYPRLV; encoded by the coding sequence ATGACCCACACGAACGATGCCGACGTCGTCCGCCGCCTGCTCACGACCCCCGCCACGTGGGCCGTCGTGGGGCTGTCGGCCAACACCGCACGCACCGCTCACAGCGTCAGCGGCTGGGTCGCCGCGACGCTCGGCATGCGCATCGTGCCGGTGAACCCACGCGGCGAGGGCGTGTTCGACGAGCCGGGTTACCGCAGCCTGAGCGAGATCCCCGACGGCGAGCAGGTCGCCGTCGTCGACTGCTACGTCAACAGCAGCCGGGTCGGCGAGGTGGTCGACGAGGCCATCGCCCAGCGCGAGCGGCTCGGCATCGGTGCCGTGTGGCTGCAGCTCGGCGTCGTCGACGAGGACGCCGCCGCGCGAGCCCGTGACGCCGGGCTCGACGTCGTCATGGACACCTGCCCGCGCATCGAGTACCCGCGGCTGGTGTGA
- the galE gene encoding UDP-glucose 4-epimerase GalE, with protein MTWLVTGGAGYIGAHVVRALREDGVDVVVLDDLSTGDASRIGDVPLVQASLLDRDAVDRTIVEHDVRGVVHIAAKKQVGESVADPFYYYRQNVLGQLVLMESMRDHGVGRFVFSSSAATYGAPDTALVEEKSHLEPESPYGQTKVVGEWLAKDAEAAYGVRSVCLRYFNVAGAATPELGDPEALNLIPMVFERLTRGERPQIFGDDYPTPDGTCIRDYIHVADIATAHVSAARYLEGEGSSLVLNIGRGEGSSVREVIDMVGEVTGLDVTADVVARRPGDPPRTVASADGIRRWLGWEAQYDLRDMVSSAWDGWTLRHPEALDLPRRP; from the coding sequence ATGACGTGGCTGGTGACGGGTGGGGCGGGGTACATCGGCGCGCACGTGGTGCGCGCCCTGCGCGAGGACGGCGTCGACGTCGTGGTGCTCGACGACCTGTCGACCGGTGACGCGTCGCGGATCGGCGACGTGCCGCTGGTGCAGGCATCGCTGCTCGATCGCGACGCGGTCGACCGCACGATCGTCGAGCACGACGTCCGCGGCGTCGTGCACATCGCGGCGAAGAAGCAGGTCGGGGAGTCGGTGGCCGACCCCTTCTACTACTACCGGCAGAACGTGCTGGGCCAGCTGGTGCTCATGGAGTCCATGCGCGACCACGGCGTCGGGCGGTTCGTCTTCTCGTCGTCGGCCGCGACGTACGGCGCGCCTGACACCGCGCTGGTGGAGGAGAAGTCGCACCTCGAGCCGGAGTCGCCGTACGGGCAGACCAAGGTCGTCGGCGAGTGGCTGGCGAAGGACGCCGAGGCCGCGTACGGCGTCCGGTCGGTGTGCCTGCGCTACTTCAACGTGGCCGGTGCAGCGACACCCGAGCTCGGCGACCCCGAAGCGCTCAACCTGATCCCGATGGTGTTCGAGCGGCTCACGCGCGGCGAGCGCCCGCAGATCTTCGGTGACGACTACCCGACGCCGGACGGCACGTGCATCCGCGACTACATCCACGTCGCCGACATCGCGACGGCGCACGTGTCGGCCGCGCGGTACCTGGAGGGGGAGGGCTCCTCGCTGGTGCTGAACATCGGGCGCGGCGAGGGCTCGTCGGTGCGCGAGGTGATCGACATGGTCGGTGAGGTCACTGGCCTCGACGTCACCGCGGACGTGGTCGCCCGGCGTCCCGGTGACCCACCGCGCACCGTCGCCTCGGCCGACGGCATCCGGCGCTGGCTGGGCTGGGAGGCGCAGTACGACCTGCGCGACATGGTGAGCTCGGCCTGGGACGGCTGGACGCTGCGGCACCCCGAGGCGCTCGACCTGCCCCGCCGTCCTTAG
- the purE gene encoding 5-(carboxyamino)imidazole ribonucleotide mutase, translated as MSETAQVGVVMGSDSDWPVMEAAAAVLEEFGVPYEVDVVSAHRMPREMVEYGANAAERGLRVIVAGAGGAAHLPGMLASVTPLPVIGVPVPLQHLDGMDSLLSIVQMPAGVPVATVSVGGARNAGLLAVRILSAGSDSAAGALRGKMVSFQDDLNAQAKAKGERLRSRRSGGVGFGR; from the coding sequence GTGAGCGAGACGGCGCAGGTCGGCGTGGTCATGGGCAGCGACTCGGACTGGCCGGTCATGGAGGCTGCCGCCGCGGTGCTCGAGGAGTTCGGCGTGCCGTACGAGGTCGACGTCGTCTCGGCGCACCGGATGCCGCGCGAGATGGTCGAGTACGGCGCGAACGCGGCCGAGCGTGGGCTGCGGGTCATCGTGGCCGGGGCCGGGGGAGCGGCGCACCTGCCGGGCATGCTCGCGTCGGTGACGCCGCTGCCGGTGATCGGGGTGCCGGTGCCGCTGCAGCACCTCGACGGCATGGACTCGCTGCTGTCGATCGTGCAGATGCCGGCGGGCGTGCCAGTGGCCACGGTGTCGGTGGGCGGGGCGCGCAACGCCGGGCTGCTCGCCGTTCGGATCCTGTCGGCCGGCTCGGACTCCGCCGCAGGCGCGCTGCGCGGCAAGATGGTGTCGTTCCAGGACGACCTCAACGCGCAGGCCAAGGCCAAGGGCGAGCGGCTGCGGTCGCGGCGTTCGGGGGGCGTCGGGTTCGGTCGCTGA
- a CDS encoding 5-(carboxyamino)imidazole ribonucleotide synthase: MMYAPAVALSIGLRVLSEAGDASAALVAAQAPVGAHTDLDALHQLAADCDVVTFDHEHVPTEHLHALEEAGAVVRPGPAALVHAQDKLVMRQRLSAIGVPCPRWAAVGSAEELEAFGAEVGWPLVLKTPRGGYDGKGVLVAHSLDDAADWLGRLDAGGHLLAEEKVAFRRELAVLVARSPMGQAAAWPVVETVQENGICTEVIAPAPELSEDLAAAATEAALRIAGELGVTGVMAVELFEVDGGADVETDGAQFVVNELAMRPHNSGHWTIDGSVTSQFEQHLRAVLDLPLGDTRARARWTVMANVLGGDYDNLYSTYKHVLAHDPELKVHLYGKSVRPGRKIGHVTVCGDDLDDLRERARHAADYIQGVVTQ, translated from the coding sequence ATGATGTACGCGCCGGCCGTGGCTCTGAGCATCGGCTTGCGCGTGCTGTCGGAGGCCGGGGACGCGAGCGCCGCCCTGGTCGCCGCGCAGGCTCCGGTGGGCGCGCACACCGACCTCGACGCCCTGCACCAGCTCGCGGCGGACTGCGACGTCGTGACGTTCGACCACGAGCACGTGCCCACCGAGCACCTGCACGCGCTGGAGGAAGCCGGGGCCGTCGTCCGGCCAGGGCCGGCTGCGCTCGTGCACGCGCAGGACAAGCTGGTCATGCGCCAGCGGCTGTCGGCGATCGGGGTGCCGTGCCCGCGCTGGGCGGCGGTGGGGTCGGCCGAGGAGCTCGAGGCGTTCGGCGCCGAGGTCGGATGGCCGCTGGTGCTCAAGACCCCGCGGGGCGGCTACGACGGCAAGGGCGTGCTGGTGGCGCACAGCCTGGACGACGCCGCCGACTGGCTCGGGCGGCTCGACGCGGGCGGCCACCTGCTGGCCGAGGAGAAGGTGGCGTTCCGCCGCGAGCTCGCGGTGCTCGTGGCCCGCAGCCCGATGGGGCAGGCCGCCGCCTGGCCGGTGGTGGAGACGGTGCAGGAGAACGGGATCTGCACGGAGGTGATCGCTCCCGCGCCCGAGCTGAGCGAAGACCTCGCGGCCGCGGCCACCGAGGCGGCGCTGCGGATCGCGGGTGAGCTCGGCGTCACCGGCGTCATGGCGGTCGAGCTCTTCGAGGTGGACGGCGGCGCCGACGTCGAGACGGATGGCGCGCAGTTCGTCGTCAACGAGCTCGCGATGCGGCCGCACAACAGCGGGCACTGGACCATCGACGGCTCGGTGACGAGCCAGTTCGAGCAGCACCTGCGCGCGGTGCTCGACCTACCGCTCGGAGACACGCGAGCGCGGGCCCGGTGGACCGTCATGGCCAACGTGCTCGGCGGCGACTACGACAACCTCTACTCGACGTACAAGCACGTGCTGGCGCACGACCCCGAGCTGAAGGTGCACCTGTACGGCAAGTCGGTGCGCCCGGGACGCAAGATCGGCCACGTCACGGTGTGCGGTGACGACCTCGACGACCTACGTGAGCGCGCACGGCACGCGGCCGACTACATCCAGGGAGTGGTGACGCAGTGA
- a CDS encoding GtrA family protein gives MTSPRSLYGRLRGAMDVVVREMVKFGAVGALAFVVDIGLFNLLRFGLGDGGPLESKPLSAKVVSASVATVVAWVGNRVWTFRHRRRNHAGHELALFVVFNIAGMLIALGCLAVSHYGLDLRSARADNISANGVGLVLGTLFRFWAYRTFVFRRELVDEGVVPDGGPDNGADLTSTAPER, from the coding sequence ATGACCTCGCCGCGTTCGCTCTACGGTCGGCTGCGCGGGGCCATGGACGTCGTGGTGCGCGAGATGGTGAAGTTCGGTGCCGTCGGGGCCCTCGCCTTCGTCGTCGACATCGGCCTGTTCAACCTGCTGCGCTTCGGCCTGGGCGACGGCGGACCGCTCGAGAGCAAGCCGCTGTCGGCGAAGGTGGTCTCGGCGTCCGTTGCGACCGTCGTCGCGTGGGTCGGTAACCGGGTCTGGACCTTCCGCCACCGACGGCGCAACCACGCCGGCCACGAGCTCGCGCTGTTCGTGGTGTTCAACATCGCCGGCATGCTCATCGCGCTCGGGTGCCTCGCCGTGAGCCACTACGGGCTCGATCTGCGCTCGGCGCGTGCTGACAACATCTCGGCCAACGGCGTCGGCCTGGTGCTGGGCACGCTGTTTCGCTTCTGGGCTTACCGCACCTTCGTCTTCCGGCGCGAGCTCGTCGATGAAGGTGTCGTTCCGGACGGCGGCCCCGACAACGGCGCCGACCTCACGTCGACTGCTCCGGAGCGTTGA